Within Cydia pomonella isolate Wapato2018A chromosome 26, ilCydPomo1, whole genome shotgun sequence, the genomic segment TCATCGGCAAGAGAAACAAGACATTTCGTTGCAAGATAAGGTGCACACGCAGTCCCGTATGTGACGGTGTTCAATTTGTAGGTTTTTAATGGATCAGAAGGATCGAATCTAAATATGATTTGTTGTAACGAGCGTTGAGAAGGCTGTACTAATATCGCtctatacattttttcaacATCACTTGAGACAACATACTTATGCTGTCTGAAGCGTAATAAGATTGACAGAAGATCATCCTGAACAGTCGGCCCAACCATTTGAATTTCATTAAAGGACTTGCCACTAGTCGTGATGGCCGAACCGTCATAAACGACCCTAAGAGGCGTACTTTTATTTGAGCGTAAAATTCCATGGTGAGgaaagaaaaatgatttttctggTGGCTcaattgatgatgatgatgatgatgattgattttCGCTCATGTGGCCTAAGTCGATGTATTCgcgaataaaatcaaaatataagttttttaagACAGGATCGCGTGCGAGCCGTTTCTCCAATGCCAAGAAACGGCGCTTGGCCATTTGATATGAGTCGCCAAGTACATCCGGTGACTCTTTTAAAGGTAACGTCACAACAAAGCGGCCATCTTGATCGCGAATAGTATTATCTAAGAAACTTTTTTCGCACGCTTGCTCTTCATGAGACATGCAATGTTTAGAAGACACCGAGTCTAATTCCCAAAACCGGGTAAGATTAGTTTCCTCATTATGTGTGAGGAACGAACAAAAATAAGATtcgtttgtatttgtattgtaggCAGGTATGGAACCGCACACGATCCAACCTAACGATGTTTCACGTAATTGAggtttatttttacctaatttTATATTCGCGGAACCTAAGACGTCCCAAAATACTTCCGCCCCGACCAAAATATCAATAGCGGAAGGCTCATAAAATGATGGGTCTGCCAATGTGATGCCGGCAGGAATAGGTATATTGGTAAGATCTATGCGACATGGCGgcagagatttatttattacttcggCAACGTAACAGTTTACGGTCGTTGTATAGTTACTATTCAGTGACTGAATTGTAATATTGCAAGACTCCGGACAATGTGAAAGCTGCTCATTGATACCTGTGATCGTAGCTCCCGCGCTGCGTGTCGCTAACCCAAGCTGTCCGCACAGATCTCGCGTCACGAAGTTGGAGGAAGCACCGTTGTCCAGAAGCAGACGCGCCTCACGAAGCACTCCGTTCGCGTCACTCACGTGCACCAACGCTGTGGACAGTAGTCCGGAAGTCTCAGTAGGGGTAAACACTTTTGTTTGTATATTGCCGTTAAAGTGAACATCTGGCACCGGAACGTCACTGCTAGAAGATGCTTTGTCAACATGTTTATGCAAAAGAGTATTATGCTTaagtttgcaatatttacaATGAGATAACACACATTGTTTTTCTAAGTGTCCCGGGCGAAGACAGTTCTTACATACTGAGTaagtgtttacattttttatccGACTATCAACATCTAATTTACGAAAGGATTCGCATGTAAATAAGAAATGATCATGCTTACAATAAGGGCAAACAATAGGTTTGCGAtaagaattattattagtagTTGTAAGATAATTATGCGTCTTTTGTGGCTCGCTATGTGAatgcaattgaaatttatttttagatgtcTTTTGACCACTATTATTGACGTTATTATCGCCAAGAGATTCCAGTAAGTCGGCCCTgttgtttaaaaatgtaatatattgcTGCAACGTCGGCGAACCTGTTAAAAGGTTTCTGTGCTCCTCCCACTCACGCTTAGTTACTAGATCTAACTTCTTAGACATTATGTAGATAACTAAGGTGTCCCAATGGTCGGTAGGCTCCCCTAAGGTGCCAAGCGCACGCAAATTTTTATTAGTTACGTCCACCATGTTACGTAACAAAGAGCTCGATTCATGTTGCATAGGTTCAAGGTTAAACAAGGCCTGGATgtgattattaattaaaaggCGCGGGTTATCATACCGCTCCGAAACTAATTGCCACGCTTTATGATAGTTATCACTGCTAAAATCAAGACTTTGAATCACAAGGGCGGCACTGCTTTTTAAAGATGCACGAAGATAGTGAAATTTGCTTATGTCGTTGATAGCGGGATTATTATGAATAAGGGAAATATACGTATCTCTAAAGCCGAGCCAATGCTGATAGTTCCCATCGAAGTGAGGCAGATCAATCTTGGGCAGACGAACGAAGTCATGCCGGCCGCCGCCGCATGACGTGGAAGCCGCGGACCCGGATCCGGCCCGACCGCCGCTCGACTGCACCGTAGGGCTCAAAAGAAGTCGAGCAGTCGAGACCAACATAAAGAACTGGCTTTCAAACTGCTCCCGCTCCGCATATGCCTCGTCGGGTTTCTCAGTTAACGCTTCAATCTCCATCTGTAAAGCGTCAAACTCTGGATAAACCGATTCTATTTTATCTAAACGACACTGCAACTCCGTTATTTGTAACTCACTTAATTTTATACACGTTTTAGCCACATTAATGTAAGTGTTAAACAAAGTTAATTTAGCCTTTAAGCTGCCACGTTTCTTTACTAACTCCTTTAacgtgtccgccattttgaattacacgtaaatttaaaaatgcaaTTACCTATGCGTAAGAGAAGTGTGAACACTAACGAGTTAAAATGCAACTGACGAGAACAAAGAAGCGGAGTAGATAAGCAGCTGCGCGCGAAATGTGATGatttagcaaaaaaattatgttactgAGGCGAAGATAATAAGCGATGGAGACGGCTTTTTAATATGTAGTAggatttttataacaaagttgaTATGAAGTTAAGCTATTTTATTGCGATGAATTatgattttgtatgaaaatgaattatttgtGCCTGACACGTATAGAGCTATTCTTAATTCCAAGAAAAATAGGTATAGAAGGGAAATTGAAGGAAATTGGAACGAACTCACTCTGTTTAGTCCTACGTATTCAGGTGATGCAATGTACTGGAACTGAAGTCCTTGATGTCTTGATGTGGTGGAAGTCCAACGAACGCTTTCCTTATGCCGGTAAACGCTGGGACCCCTCGTTTTCAACGTCTGTTGCGTGTTCTTCCTAAGCCGAAGAAACTGAAGACAACGAAGACGGTTGCGAAGATTGGTCAAAGTCCACTTCCACGATGAACCCGTTGTTGGTCAAGTCTGCCCTTGTCTTGAAGGCTGCGAAGGACCatatgtagccgccgtgcaggtcagggcctcgacgacttaaataaaacttcgatttataatgaagtgaagtataatcttccaaaggggtactggtttacaagggttcttgtcaaaacggttcaatgtagaagataggtgttgaaagtatggaggatgatgcaagagtgatttgcaatattttacttgatcagtacaaaggttcagatttaaatgcttccatGTGCCGCGAaacagattatgtggagcgctcctattggtgcttttaaaaagcctccgaatgctagccgagcccgacggctgcgtttagctactgcattgatttttatataatattaagttgcagtcgcaacaaaatgtttatattgtttattacgTAAATTACAATTAATAGGGATTTTCGTAGTTACATGCATTTTTTGGTGGTATCAATTATTTCCTCTCGTTAGTTAGGAGACAACAGTAATACAATGAGTGGTTTTAAATAAAAGAGTGACTGCATGGTGGCCCTGTGGGGCCGCATGGCGTGGTAGGGCACGGCGTGGGGCGGCGCGGGGCCCACGTGCGCGCCACAGCATCTCCCACAGTGTTACCTGCATGGTGGCCCTGTGGGGCCGCATGGCGTGGTAGGGCACGGCGTGGGGCGGCGCGGGGCCCACGTGCGCGCCACAGCATCTCCCACAGTGTTACCTGCATGGTGGCCCTGTGGGGCCGCATGGCGTGGTAGGGCACGGCGTGGGGCGGCGCGGGGCCCACGTGCGCGCCACAGCATCTCCCACAGTGTTACCTGCATGGTGGCCCTGTGGGGCCGCATGGCGTGGTAGGGCACGGCGTGGGGCGGCGCGGGGCCCACGTGCGCGCCACAGCATCTCCCACAGTGTTACCTGCATGGTGGCCCTGTGGGGCCGCATGGCGTGGTAGGGCACGGCGTGGGGCGGCGCGGGGCCCACGTGCGCGCCACAGCATCTCCCACAGTGTTACCTGCATGGTGGCCCTGTGGGGCCGCATGGCGTGGTAGGGCACGGCGTGGGGCGGCGCGGGGCCCACGTGCGCGCCACAGCATCTCCCACAGTGTTACCTGCATGGTGGCCCTGTGGGGCCGCATGGCGTGGTAGGGCACGGCGTGGGGCGGCGCGGGGCCCACGTGCGCGCCACAGCATCTCCCACAGTGTTACCTGCATGGTGGCCCTGTGGGGCCGCATGGCGTGGTAGGGCACGGCGTGGGGCGGCGCGGGGCCCACGTGCGCGCCACAGCATCTCCCACAGTGTTACCTGCATGGTGGCCCTGTGGGGCCGCATGGCGTGGTAGGGCACGGCGTGGGGCGGCGCGGGGCCCACGTGCGCGCCGGCGCAGCGCCACAGCATCTCCCACAGCACGAGGCCGAGCGCGTACACGTCCACCGCGCACAGCGCCCAGCCCGCGCCGTCCAGGTCCAGCGCGCCGTCCAGCGCTTCCGGCGCCAGGTAGCGGAGGGTGCCCGCCTGGAACAACGATCAATTCGGTTTCGTTTGGATATTTCTATTATACACTTTATTAGTCTTTAACCATTTATAAGGCAAAAGGGTGtcaaaaataatgcaaaattgaatcctatcactttgaaataaagttcattttGTTTCTATAATAACTCTGTGaataacgcctttttggctgcaAAGCTGCCGCTATGTAACTATATGGAATactaatacaaaaagaaattgcttcttatgacctcaggaatgcgtgattaaaatctgtcaggttaCCCGTGCCCACGGTACGTGCCTTATTTCCGGAAtcagatttaaataaataacttgaaaacCTAAACCGTAAAGGGCATCTAGACCTTTTACCAACGCAAATCgaaaagtatataatataattttcatcacacttgctcgaaaaagatcttatttcatgcaggtgtgctgaaggacaaaggcctattttgttcccccgggagttatggattgtaaaaaaaagctacttttttttaaattatgtcacttattcatacaaactaagtagcataaatcagttttacatttaaaatactgacgtttataatttaatatttttgtttatgtttaaaattattgaatttggttataataataatagatccataattgttagtagttacaacaaatcttaaaattaattaaggttagtgacatacaaaataataataataaatctaataagaccaaaaataaataaaggaaataatctaataatatatctacaagtacaaaaaaataaatataactaggcAACCTAGTCTGTTTGGAATGGAATACTAATATAAAACACTAATTGTCTCCTGGGTAACAtcaccaaaaaaaatatttttttttaaattatattagggaaatttttacacaaattgactaagtcccacggtaagccaaggcttgtgatgtgggtactcagacaacgatatacaaatacataaatacgtagaaaacatccatgactcaagaacaaatatctgtgctcataaCACGAagaaatgctcttaccgggattcaggACCCTCGGCTTTAGGCAGGTTGACTACCcaacccactagaccagaccggtcgtcaatgtaacttaaaaaaatgtgacTTACCTCAGTGAGAGCAGCGGCATTGGCCCTTTTATTTCTATGCAAAACTTGAGCCAGTCCCAAATCAGCCAGGCGAGCCTGTCCGTTGCACACAAGCACATTGGAGCTGTTCACGTCGCGGTGCACGATACATGGTTTTGACGGcgctgtgaaaaaaaaaaacatgtattataaatgtataatacAACCGTAATAAAACATTTGAACAATACGGTGTGACTACTAAAGAAATATACCTTACACGGAAACAAGGGATTACTTATTTTTAGTCCACCTATGTCACTGATATTGTTAATTATAGTGAATAACTACTAAAGCTTTGACAGTAAAGTACAACTTTCGCGCCAGCTGTTACGAATCTGCTTATAAAAACCATAAGgcgttataataaataaatattagggacaatcttacacatatCAACCTAGCTcgaaactaagcaaagcttgtactatgggtacttggcaacgatatatatacttatatagaaaaatacatacttagataacATACTACATACTAGATAGATGTTACAATAGTTACATAAATTCGATAGAAAAACAGATTAAGAAAAATCCTAAGTATTTCTGGACCCATATTAAAAACATGCGTAAAAATAGTTCAAATTATCCACCAGTTATGTTGTATGAGGACAAACAGGCTAGTAATTCTAGAGAGATTAGTAACCTGTTTGCAGAGCATTTTAGTTCAGTTTATGATGACAGCGACACGAGGAACCAACCAAACGTAAGTGGCGGGGAACTAGCCGAAATACTGATGGGAGATGAATCTGGGGAATTGTCTTTCACACAGTTTGAGGTTGAATTACAATTGCGAACGTTAAATGCTACGAAGGGTAAAGGGCCAGATGATATTCCCCCcgtatttttaaaaaactgcGCGAAATCACTTTCTGTGCCACTTATGATTATATATAATGCATCTCTGAAAGCAGGGATATTTCCATCGGTGTGGAAACGAGCCAGAGTTATTCCGGTATTTAAAAGCGGCAGTCGTGAATTAGTTTCAAATTATAGGCCCGTTTCCATATTGTCTTCGATGGCCAAGGTTTTCGAAAGGCTGGTTTATGTTGCACTATTTGATCATGTCAAAAGTATGCTCTCTCCTTATCAACATGGGTTTATGCCCAAGCGATCGACTTGTACAAATCTTTTTAGCTACGTCACCA encodes:
- the LOC133531927 gene encoding uncharacterized protein LOC133531927 — its product is MEIEALTEKPDEAYAEREQFESQFFMLVSTARLLLSPTVQSSGGRAGSGSAASTSCGGGRHDFVRLPKIDLPHFDGNYQHWLGFRDTYISLIHNNPAINDISKFHYLRASLKSSAALVIQSLDFSSDNYHKAWQLVSERYDNPRLLINNHIQALFNLEPMQHESSSLLRNMVDVTNKNLRALGTLGEPTDHWDTLVIYIMSKKLDLVTKREWEEHRNLLTGSPTLQQYITFLNNRADLLESLGDNNVNNSGQKTSKNKFQLHSHSEPQKTHNYLTTTNNNSYRKPIVCPYCKHDHFLFTCESFRKLDVDSRIKNVNTYSVCKNCLRPGHLEKQCVLSHCKYCKLKHNTLLHKHVDKASSSSDVPVPDVHFNGNIQTKVFTPTETSGLLSTALVHVSDANGVLREARLLLDNGASSNFVTRDLCGQLGLATRSAGATITVKALHLELVTSLTTESFLAALRRFMSRRGKPQTLYCDNGTSFVGASNELSNFLKHNHDKLQSGMAENLINFKFSPAYSPHFGGLWEAAVKSTKYHLKRILSLTHLTYEELNCCLIQIEAILNSRPLTPLSSDPSDLTYLSPSHFLIGRSLLSVPQEPLTEENISRLERFQRVEKLKQHFWSRFSNEYVTLLQHKTKWHTSTDQLQVGTMVLVKDRALPPLLWLLGRVTKLYPGTDNVTRVADIRTKKGVIRRAYNNLCPLPIT